tttaccaTACTCAGTTAACAAAATAATGAACTTAAAATTCAGGTAGTAAGGGCcacagaaatagcacagaggtagggcgttagccttgcatgcagaaggacagtggttcgaatcccagcctcccatatggtcctccgagcctgcccgggggtgatttctgaacatagggctaggagtagcccctgagcactgctgggtgtgaccctaaaacaaaacagaacaaaactaatTTCAGGTCATAAGCCTAGAacttaatacaaattttattatttagctcTTTCATGAGATAGGGAAGAGCTTAttcttataaaaaatgaaaagaaattgttacaaataaattttagttataaaatttaaGATCACATATATGAAAAGCTAAATTCAGCCTATATACAAAAAGTTAATTTGAGATTTGAACAGAAGTTATTTACCTCCATATGTATAGATGCATCCGCATCAATGCATGTTATGTAGAAATACATACCAGTTGTAAAGGTCATGTTTAAGAATTGAAACTGAAGGATAGCAATGCAATAAACACTACCCAGAGGTGTATAAATTACTACTATGAAGTCACAAATATCTAGAGCCAGAATGATGGATTAGGCACTTACCTCTCATGTGAGGAATCTGGCTTGAttccagtactacatatggttaCATATGTACTACATATGTAAGGAAAACAGAATCATGAGAAAGTCTTGAATATCCCAATGTGGCCCCTAGAAAAAATCAAACCAGCTCAACATTGtcctatatgtatatttataggtATAGTATAgttggatatttaaaaataattttgtagatTTTTAAGATAGTAGCATCACCTTTCTATgcacattattattatataggtaaatatgtatatgtatatatgtatatatatatatatatacagtgttAAGATGAGCATAAGTATATAGTGggtgagaaaagaaagagaaacagataagagggtcagagagagacTTTTCACAGAGACTGAAATATTATATGAATTTATTACATTACTTTACAAGAAGTAACTTTTAAATAAGCATTGGTTATTACTGTTATTGCACAGATCTTAGAACTCTACAAATGTCTTATATTTAGATACGTATTCTGAGTTTCTACTGAGGACACTAAATAACTGTAttctacaaaagaaaaactttttatagGCATTTCTTGTTCTCTTCAACACTGAGATTTTACATTCATATTGAATAATCAACTATTATCTTAATGTTTCTAATATCAATAGCTCTTAATGTAGAAATTCGCATTTGATTAGTTACATCTTGAGCTTATTAAGTCATGGACTGGAAGGAACTTGGTGCAGAAACTAACCACAAGGTGGCAGTGTTCTCAGAATGTCATTTAATTCATGACCAAACCCAGTAGACATTTCCTACATAATGATCAAGAAAGATGGAAGTTCGTggaactatataatatatataatcatataatataaaacaaaacattgtaaCTTCCTAAagtgtaataaatatataatttattatataatataatatttaatacaattcgtaaatataaataattatattttatgtttaaatttatatagttatgtaatataaaactatataataacTTCCTAAAAGGTAATCAAGTACTGTATAGCTAAAAGAGACTACATATATaaagaagaacaaaaatgaaaagcataaaataataattcaagtacaatacaataaaatagagtaaaacaataaaataataattaaaatataataaaagcaatacaaataaaaaatacaataaaataatttaaatgaaatacaaataacctggaataaaaagtttattatttGTTATGATCAAGTTAAAtaccataagaaaaataaagaaataaaaaatagctaagaaaataagcaaatattttattgacttttttattGATTGTTTCTAAAGTCACTTCAAAATTTAGTGATTGGTATCAACACTATATAATTTGGAGAATAGTGCTTCATACCtcattatgtacatatattttgttGAAGTAATAAGTTGTATGATAACCCCTATAAAATTGACTACTTCAGTTAAATTCTTAAGCCTTCTTATTTTCTCCCTCTTAGAATTGTGATACTCTTCATAGCTTAagtattttttctgtttaataaCTTCAGTTACTTAATTTGTGTATGGGCCTTCTGTATGTCTTTGTTTGGAGAAGTGCACATTCGAGTAATCTGCCCATTTTGTTTTGATGATGTTGTGCTGTATGCAATGTttgcatattttgaatattaactcCAACCCAATATAATAAACTTCCACCTCATGTGCACTTGAAGAGAATGTCAGACACAGGAGAGTGCACATGATAGTTTTATAACTCTACTTTCACGAAGatgaatcaaaacaaaaaattttttttggtttttcgggccacacccgtttgatgctcaggggtaactcctggctaagtgctcagacattgcccctggcttgggggaaccatatgggacaccaggggatcgaaccgcggtccttccttggctagcgcttgcaaggcagacaccttacctctagcgccacttcgccggccccaaaacaaatttttaaaaaattttagaattattcaTATTTGGATTTTGTATCTTACTAAATAAACATTGGTATCTTCTATTAAAATGTTGATCCATAAAACCTGAAAATTTAGTATTTgatcatcattctttttttttttgtttttttttttttcagttttgggtcacacccagcagagcactggggttactcctggctctatgctcagaaattgttcctggcaggctcagggaaccatatgggatactggggtttgaaccaccatccttctgcatacaaggaaaatgccttgcctccatgttatctctttgacCCCCATGTTTGACCATCACTCTTTCTATGCAAAGATTTCTTACAAATCTCATGAGCACATCTAATTTTATGTTAACTGTTTTAtaccttaaagaaaaagaaataaataagttagagtaattgctttgcatatagtcaacctTATTTAGATCCCTACCACAGCATCATATGCTCTTCTGAGCAGTTCTAGGACTAATTCTAAgccatagagtcaggaataaactttTAGTAGTATAGAttaaactacacacacacaaacacgcacacacgcacgcacgcatgcgcgcgcacacacacacacacacacacacacacacacacacaaccctacCTGATTCCTTATTGCCATATCTAAGGcaagtgattttttgtttgttttttgttttggggccacacccggcggtgctcaggggttactcctggctgtctgctcagaaatagctcctggcaggcacgggggaccatatgggacaccgggatttgaaccaaccacctttggtcctggatcagctgcttgcaaggcaaacaccgctgtgctatctctccgggcccgcaagtgATTTTTAATAAGGTAATGCAAGTATTTTTTTGCACTGAATATAGAGCAGATGTTTTCAATTTTGAATCTTAGgagatacaaaattaaaattagcattttatattagactatattgttttctacatataaattacatatatattattctgGGAATATCACATCTAAAATAACTCAGGGTTTATTACAGATTCTGCCTAtaaggatcatttctggaagtgctcagggtaccctatGAAGTGATGACAAATCAAACATGACCCTGCTATgtcttactttctgtactatcactccagactccCAAAATGTATGTTTACACTAAAAAcatatcatttataaaaattaattgataaaaGCAAAATTAGTGGAGGAAATGTTTATATCTACATGCTAAGGAAATTTATTAGAGAGTTTGATTTATTACCTTTCTTTTCAGTCTATATATAATGTATTCTGTTCTAAATTTTAAGTTGATTTTAACCCATATCAAAGTCACATTCTACAGTTTAAATGCATCAAAGTGAAGGTGCTCACTTTAAAATTCCCCAGAATTTGTTCAAAGCATTACCTTCAAAGAAGACCCTAGGGTTCTGTATAGAATAacaatataactttaaaatttttggtccacacccgatgatgctcagggtttacacctggctctgtgctcagaaatcactcctggcttgggggacaatatgggacgctggggatcaaaccatggtccatcttgggtcagccatgtgcaaggcaaatgccctccatggtgcaccactgctccagccccaatataactttaatttttaaataatttatacttaTTATATTAAAACAGTACCAATATTGCTCTTTCATATTTCCAGTGTTTCAACATTGGAAATTGGAAACTGCCCTCCACCTGTATGCCAAGTTCCTTCTACTAATAtcctttaaaaacatttcttgagGGCAAATCTGTTATGTAGTAAGTGATTAAGTATTCTATCTGGAGGTGGCAGGGACTGGTGCTGAGTGGGTGGGAATTTTCAGCTGCAAAAGAGCCatccataatttatatttttactgcCTAGGCAGAACCACTAAGGCAAACATTAAGTACCCCTACAAAGATTTTAGTTATTCTAAGATAATACAGAAGCTTGTGTGAATGGCATATCAATTTTCTCCTGAGAATGCTTTTGAAAGTCTTATTTGGTTGTGTATACTTGcataaattgttttatataaatagcTGTAATTAAGATCCTTAAGTAGGGATAAGTGGCTAACAAGCAACAGTGcttttaaaaggaataaaaagagagagatgaaaaaaaaagaactcttcaATGTCTTATTGATAGCAATTCAGGACTCCCTGACTCAAGGCTAGATTAAAGGAAATGAGGAAAACTAGGTCATTTAGATTTAGATAATGTTTAGAAtaattagaaatttagaatatttagaataGTATGTTATTTAGAGAATGTTGAGAGGTATATCTACTCAAGAGCATTAGTCCTATAAGACAAAAGAGCTAGGACAGGGATTaaagccttgcacactgctatgCATCTCATTCCCTAGAATCACAGAGAAGTCgccagaagtgatcactctgcataggattaagccctgagcacagtgaacAGTGCCCCCCAAACAAGACCCCAAAACAGTCAAAatgattatgattttttaaataagaaagaaatatttattataataattgctGTCTCACTCCTCAAACACTTTTgccacactttattttatttctcaaggcTGTTTCCTTTAATTACCCTCATCTTCCTAGAAGTCAGTTGCAGGTGGTTACAATAAGGCTTGAACATCTAGACCTGATTAAAGGTTTTgccctctcctggcaggctggcaggctacCTCCCAGGAAAAGTGCGCTCATATCAGCATCTCTGTTTTCTCACTGCCAGGATCCAGCTCCATCATAAATAAGACTGATAGACTAGGAGTCATTTTTTCAGCTGGATCTTAGAGGAAAGGTCAGTTCTCAGCATTCCAAAATGGAGTCGCTGTTATCAGTTGCACAGAGATGATGTTGGTGAAGGCGTTCATTGTCAGAACATACAAATGATAATGTAGAAGTCAGCTTGACTCTTTATTTCAGTTCCCCAGTTTTCAGATTGGTGACATCTCTGATTCTGTCAGAAGTAGATAGTAATGGATGCGAATATCTCATGCTCCAGGaaaaaaacatatacataaataatttgcAAGTGATGGAAGATATTATGAAAAATCTGCCTGGAACTAGGTTatggacttttatttattttggaagttGGTACTTTTAGGGTCCAGTGTCAAAGTATAAGaccatatcattaaaataaagcaaagcaaagctttattctatCAGCCAACAAGCTAGACACTGGCCAATCAGGGCCACCTCCAACAGGAGGCAATTTCCCCTTGTgagtcacaagccagtttattTAAGGCTAGAATCAAAAGGTCTTGACTTTTAATTTAATTGGCTGTTTCTTAGGGTGTTTCACCATGTCCTCTTATGGTTAGATGTTTAGGACAGTATATTATGGTGTATACGGCGTTGGGGTCTGTGtgattattgttgggatagaaactcaGCCTGTAAATGGAAggagccttgttagccttaaatggaaacttaacattgTGTCAACAAAATgaagtcccttctgctctaggcttcacaGGTACCAAGCTAAATAAGTTATATGTGACACATTTACTTTTACTAACCATCTTTTAGTCTTGATAAAATGTCAGTAGTCCTTTTGAGTAGAAGATTCTGGGAAGGAGCTTTGGTACTGATTGTCATCATGCATCTTCCGTTCTTTAGAAAACAAGAAGCCCAGTCCTTTCTTATTaagtgtgttttttatttatctgGTGTAGTCCTGTCTCACTTATAAAAAATGATAAGGACATTTTTACAACAAGAAAAATGTTGACCAACATGCATTTCATTTTTTCCAAATGATACACAACATTTATTAACGTGATTCTTACGTTTGACATTAATTAAAATGCAAAGCTTTGTATAATGAAGACTTTTCACCTTTAAAATGTAAGGTTTGAGTATGTAACTTCGAGTACACTTTTAATATATCCCAATAATATAAAAGTGGGATCTAAAAGTGTTTATTATAGAAAGtcaaaattcacaaatataaaatCTCAAATGTTCTACTATACAAAAACTATTAGGTTttagtaatttattaaaaataaaatcaaaggacaATTTAGATActttttttattagatttatcTTTTCCGTTTTGTGAGTTCTTGTAGGTAATGTAAAAGGAATGAAAAGgttaccttattttatttattcaatattgaGCATAATactattcaataaattaaaacattgatAGAACTAAAATCACAGGTAGCTAATGTTTAGATATAATTTGCAtgttaaagggctggagagataaaacagaacttaaggtacttgtcttatacacagccaatctaggttaAAATATACGAACATTGACATAGGTTCCTTGAAAACCAGACCACTTCAGAGCCAGAAAGAGTTCCTGAGCTCTGTCATGTGTGGCCCTAACATAAAAATACCAACAAATTTGATTAAGCtaccattttgtttaaaataaagctttagctattttattgcattttaatagTAAAATGAAAGCACAACTGGTAAATTTGACAATATAAGGCAATTGGTAGATAATATACTCTATATTGGTGTGCACATAAAATATAACCTGAAATAAATGCTCTACTTTTTACCACTATATTCTGCACCGAATATTATATTATGAAGACATATCTAGCTTTCTTTCAACAAAGTTGATTATTTGGAGAAACTAAGATTTGAAAAAAAGGACCAATGACAAGTTACAGTTGACCTATTTTCTTATTTAGAAATACACAAGGTttaaacctttatttattattttatatttttacttctataaaaccaataatatattttatacataattcaattaaaatatatttttgaatgatCAATGACCCTACACTTTCAGAGACtacaattaattatattaaaacactttgttatttggggccgggaaggtggcgctagaggtaaggtgtctgccttgcaagcgttagccaaggaaggacagtggttctatcccctggcgtcccatatggtccccccaagcaggggcgatttctgagcgcatagccaggagtaacccctgagcatcaaacggggtgtggccccaaaaccaaaaataaataaataaataaataaataaaacactttgtTATTTGGAAacaattactctggacaagaactcgtgTACTGGtagtaaagtgatattcatgatactcctttcagtaacaatattgcaaatcacaatgcataaaaagaaaaaaggaagaaatagaaaaagaaaaaaaaaaaggaagaaaatttttaCATTGGGGCAGGCATGGtagaggggtgggagggaaaataGAGATATTGTTGGTGAGAAGTGTACACTTGTAAAGGAATGGTTGTTGGGATGTTGCATCACAAAACAGTCATAATCAACTTTGTAACCAGTATCATATGTTGgttcaatgtaaaatatatttttaaatgtgggtGGGATTGAAAATACACAACTCAGGGTTTATTGctttctctatgctcaggaattccttGATCAGAGTTCATAGGACTTTTATGATACTGAAGATCAAATCTgatttggcagcatgcaaggcaagcaagtccCTTGCCCACTGTATCACTTTATTGgccacaaaatattaaaatttaactatttttcaggtttaatttaaataattttggctAATTAAATGGATTTAATCtaatatgtttaattttaattgctACCCTTATCTTTGAttaatgttaaattaaaatttaatctaGCCCCCTTTCCGCAGCTGCCGCCAAGGTGCCCAGTCCTTCCAAGGGAGCTAAGGCCACGTTGGGGTGAGGCCCTCACTTTATCCGGCGACTAGCACCACGCCCGGCAgtgtccatttcttttcattcAGCTCTCGCTCCCTCCATCTCGGGACTCGCCTGTATCTACTCGGCGCTCATCCTGCAGGACGATGAAGTCACCGTCACGGAGGACAAAATCAACACCCTGATCAAAGCGGCCGTCGTCAACGTGGAGCCCTCTGGCCGGCCTGTTTGCCAAGCCCTGGCCAATGTCAACATTGGGAGTCTGATCTGCAATGTGGGGGCTGATGGACCTGCCCCAGCACCAGGTGCTGCCTCTGCCGGTGGCCCTGCacccactgctgctgctgcaccAGCTGagaagaaagtggaagcaaaaaaaaagaagaaactgaggaATATCATCTGATGATGATATATGGGTTTTGGTCTTTTTGACTAAGCTTTTTGGTAACAAGTTCAATAAAAAGgtgaactcaaaaaaaaatttaatcttagATTCACTTCAGAAAACCAAACTTTGTAAACTGTTATTCTTTTTAAGGTACTTTTGATGCTGTAGAAGAGGTATCATTGTCATTATAGGAAAATctacaaatattattatttttcctcataAACAAACTGTTGAATTATAGGATGACATGAGTTATATGTAAAATGTACAACAATTTTAGaactttgttattgttatttattaatttatataggtAATTAAATTCTTCACTTCAATTACTATACACAAGATAATGGAAACAATTTCATAATATAAAAGAGatagctaaaatataaaaaatatgatacTTAAAGGTGAAAAAATTAACATGATAGCtaaatttaaataacataattaagcatcctttattaataaaataattttattatctacaaaaataattttaataaaacattgccTTTAGTGTTTGTACTAATGCCTTATTAATATTATGTACTCCtattaaaaaaactaatgaaaataGACAAAGTATCACATCATAGATAAATTGTTTTCATATAAGCTAAACTATAACTAGACTCAATCttcatagatttttatttcatatagtaCACTATTTAGAAAAGATACCAAAAAAGAAGgaatatattgatttattattgatCAGTATACCTATcctgacttttaaaattatttatacaattttcttCTTGGTatatgttttgaattttatttttatgagctaTCATCACAGAGTTAGTATTTTTTAGCATAATTCTCTAGGTACATAGATATTCACTCCTATTTTCCAACTTGCTCTCTCAAATTATATAGCACAAATAATAGCTACTAAATCAAAAAAAGTTTTGTCCTTCTGAGAACTGATTTTAAGTAACTCTAATGAAAAAAAGAACTTCAAATGACTTcaatagaaaataatgttttatgttttCCCTGAAGGTAAATCAATCTTCTTGGATTGACAtcaaatattcagaaataaaaaatcctAGAGCAACTTTAGTCAAAGTGCCTTAGCTTTTTGTTGTAACTGTGTTATTAGGAAGGCATAGTTATGCTGATGGTAGTGACATTTCTGTGCTAATGTCAAGTGCTCAGGTCAAGCATCGTTATCTTCTTCCTCAGATCTTGCTTCTAACTGGAAGTACCACAAACTGAACACCACAGaaacatttgaaattattttgaacAGTTATTATGTACGCCTCtttttgttggaaaaaaaaagggggaaccatttgtcagtgctcagggatcactcctgatggggctggaAGAAAGAGCATATGTGGTTTTGTGGGTCAaatccatgcaaagcaagtgtcttcatCCGCTTACTTTCACTTCCAATCtgttaaagttaatttttttttctttaatgctgCAAATATCCATACTGTactctttgtcattttctttttttttcattaataaataCTTTAAGTTAACTACCATGAGATAATTACACAGTTATTTAGGAtagagtttcagtcctacaatgtctaacacccatcccttcaactAGTGCACATTTAGTACCACCTATATCCCATTTTCTTCTTGTCCTACCACTTGCCTGAATCTATGGCAAACGTTTTTCTTACctatatctttctttcatttctctctctttccttttctcctttcgtatactgttattttcttaatgcttactGAATTGGtaccatgcacatcactttaactcctttcagcaaTCAGTTCTTGATTcatagtgatcattttcaactactaTTGTAATAATGGATTCTTCTCTGCTCTAACCGCACACCtgcattctttgtggcaagtgctgctgggtgtgacacaacccctcaaaacaaacaaacaaacaaaaatactaaaaatatttataggaaGGATATTAGTTTAAAGATAGACTTATTCTAGAAAATaactatatctttaaaaatataagcagTAGATATAAGAGCAGGTTTAGAAGGGTTAGAAACCTGTTAGGAAATGATGATGAAAGAAGCGGTAACCACATCAGATTGAATAAAATGACC
This is a stretch of genomic DNA from Suncus etruscus isolate mSunEtr1 chromosome 5, mSunEtr1.pri.cur, whole genome shotgun sequence. It encodes these proteins:
- the LOC126008710 gene encoding 60S acidic ribosomal protein P1-like yields the protein MELIQNQTPEKAFDKRMFLKVQDRYRSLAPSISGLACIYSALILQDDEVTVTEDKINTLIKAAVVNVEPSGRPVCQALANVNIGSLICNVGADGPAPAPGAASAGGPAPTAAAAPAEKKVEAKKKKKLRNII